The Halomicronema hongdechloris C2206 genome includes a window with the following:
- a CDS encoding GrpB family protein, with protein sequence MPPNEYSRNDVDEPVEVVAYDPAWPEAFKCEQAALLPLLSPEAVAAEHFGSTAVPGLTAKPVVDVLIGLRHYPPSERVLATLSQSGYVCLGEAGVPGRHYCRKREAARATGRLLAYSERKADVMASLLERARAWAGLPSGAA encoded by the coding sequence ATGCCGCCGAATGAGTACAGCCGAAACGACGTGGACGAACCCGTTGAGGTCGTTGCCTACGATCCGGCATGGCCCGAAGCCTTCAAGTGCGAGCAGGCCGCGCTCCTCCCTCTGCTCAGCCCTGAAGCGGTCGCCGCCGAGCACTTCGGGAGCACGGCGGTTCCGGGCCTCACCGCCAAGCCAGTCGTGGACGTGTTGATCGGGCTGCGGCATTATCCGCCATCCGAGCGAGTGCTGGCTACGCTGAGCCAGTCGGGGTACGTGTGCTTGGGAGAGGCGGGCGTGCCCGGGCGCCACTACTGCCGGAAGCGCGAGGCGGCAAGAGCGACCGGGCGCTTACTTGCGTACTCGGAACGGAAGGCAGACGTCATGGCGTCGTTGCTGGAGCGGGCGCGAGCTTGGGCGGGTTTGCCCTCAGGCGCGGCATAA